Genomic segment of Schistocerca piceifrons isolate TAMUIC-IGC-003096 chromosome 1, iqSchPice1.1, whole genome shotgun sequence:
cgtataaaacattgtccattctagcattgtaccatttattgtttcgtcggatttggatgtaaactgttccttgaccgtacgcacacattttcacattttgttttcccaatgaaattacttgaggaacatcaaattcactatacgaaacaaaatactgtttgttgggagtgacatgatttgtagcgccactgtcgcaataccatttatttgggtcactgtgattactggtacacacacccatagcgtatgaagtaaatgctgcgtgttcactgtctcgcttcttctcttttcttttattgctgtcacgagtgttctgtggacactctgctgcccagtgacctaattgcttgcatttattacacggaaacttctgttttaattgtgacttcgtcatctttacttgctgattacttgtttgccgttttcttgttttagaaacgacaaaagctgcacttccattaacgtcttgttcacgcagttcaatagtacagagtttttcaatcaataaattcaagctttgcttttctgtcggtatcgtatcccagagatccttaaaattgtcgtagtcttttcccagtgtagacaaaattcgaccatttaagattctttcagatagcgtattttcttcatgttttgataattcatcgttcaggtccacaaataacttttgcagtttggccacatgtgcactaatatcttccgattcatcacgtttaacacggaaaaatgtttcaatcaacatattcaaacgctgagtactgctactttcaaatcgggcgcgtaatttttcccagatttctttagcattcttgcacgttaagacgagttctgcaacaggtttacttagcgcacttgctataagacttgctgtctttgcgtcgtccttgtgccattccacgtacgcttctttttgttcactgtcgcatcttgcggcaactctacacgttcacgtgtaccgttaataatatcttctagtccatatgaacgtagcaccatagaaatatgccatttccatttggcccagtcgtcaggtccttcaagcttatcaatgctgaccttataatcgccgctagcagtcatgtttctctacagacatacgctcatttcaaatattgttttaattaaactgtgttgtttgcctttacacgtgtactgggcccataacctgatgaaaaatattatttaaaggcaagaaaacattttattaactttgtaattacaccctggatacgaaaaaaaaaacacatttactgtaagaaaatacacagaagttacacacaagccaagaataaagatattgacagcagagtcatggagcagcacataaatatagacgtcaaggaattttttcttttcttttaacatggATAATGTttgctgataatttaaattctataACACGCtattgagaaatttattttaatgtacgtgggtgagtcaaatcaaaaccttaaatattttttcagtattatttattgtgcagaagtggtacaaagctgtatcacttttcaacataatctcccccatgctcactgcaagtcctccagcacttacaaggtgcataaattCTTTTAGCAAAAAATTCTTGTGCTAGTCCGTGCAacaactcatgcaccgcgtggtgtacctaTTTAtgagaatggaacttctttcctcccattgagtCTTTGAGTTGCTCAAACAAATgggaatcacttggggcaaggtctggtgagtatagttgatgaggaagacactcaaaatgcacatctgtgattgttgcaactgctgtacgggcagtgtggggccttgcattgtcatgtcgcaaaaggacgcctgctgacagcaatccacgtcactttgatttgattgtcaggcgcagatgattttttacgagctctgtgtatgatgcaatggtgacagtggtccctctaggcatgtaatgctccaaaatgatgcctttttcgtcccaaaagagtcagcataaccttccctgctgatggttctgttcgacaattctttggttttggtgatgcagAATGGTTCCATTTCTTGGTCGCTCTCttagtttccggttggtggaagtgaatccagtTTTCATCTCCAGTAACtaatcttgcaaggaagccatcacctcatTCAAAGTGCcgtagaagttcttcacaagcaataacacgtcattctctcatttcaggagtcagctgccgtgtacccatcttgcagacactttgtgaaactggagcacatcatgcacaatgtgatgtgttgacccatgactaatctgtaaacatgctgcaatgtcattcagtgtcactcgggttttccttcactatggcttcaactgctgcaatgttctgtggagtcacaactcattgtgcctgacctggatgaggagcatcttcaactgaagtcacaccatttgcgaacttcctactcaattcgtagacttggtgctgtgacaaacatgcattaacatactgaaacttcattcgtcaatgaatttcaataggtttcacaccttcactacgcgaaAACCGAATAGCAGAACGCTGTTgttccctggtgcaagtctcaagtggggcagccatctttatactgatactgcgatggtatgtgtgcatctgcatgaactgccacctacagaccattctgcacgctgtttgtaggacGCTGGCCAACTAACTAAATAAAGGcgtaaaatttcgatttgttattacaaatttaaggttttcatttgactcaccctcgtatatttttGGGTGGCCTCAGAGCCTGTAATTACGAAACGTGCCTGCCAGGGACTCCAACCCAATACATTATTGTATAGACTGTTTCAAGAAGTTAGTCGTATGCCTGGGGACCTCCCTTTGTGACATTTTGTTGTACACACATTTGATGAAAAAggaataatcagcattggccgaATATATTTTGAAATGTTATTTACGCTCTACAAATTGAACTCGTGCTCACTTGCAGTATACAGACTGAAGTATTAAAATCAGACTCCTTTAAGTTAGGGTGCTGTACAACTCAAACATAGCAGAATATACTTAACAACCATTGCCTCGCATAGACAACAAAAATGTCAACATGTGGCAATGATTGTTGTCCCTTTCAATAACATGTTGTTACAATAGATCAGCTGCTTCATACTCATTTATCATTCCTGTTCTAGGGAAACTATTGCCAGAGTTACTGGAGGCATGAAGGTTAAGGCGGACAGAGATGAAGCGTCGCCCTACGCTGCTATGTTGGCTGCTCAGGTATGACCTACTGCCCTTTTCTCCTGATTGTTTTCTCGTCAAAGACATGGTACAGTTGTTACTCAAATGTTAAATATACTGTAGTAATGATCATTAGTTTGTCTTGTCTTCAAGAAAGAAACTCGCACGTGTGTCACTGCAAATTTCTGCACCCTATGGATATTTGTACATAATTCATAGGCTTAGTCAAGAGTAAAATATatgtaattggggggggggggggggggctgtgtgtttttgctttgtgtataattgctaaatctGTGAAACAAAATTTTCCTACTTATGTTCAAGCAAGATATTGTAAACTTTTGTATATGACGTATTTCTTATGCATTTTACTCTGAAATACAGGATGTTGCAGAGAAATGCAAGACATTGGGAATCACAGCACTGCACATAAAGTTACGTGCAACTGGTGGCAATAAGACAAAAACTCCTGGCCCAGGAGCGCAGTCGGCCCTACGTGCTCTGGCCCGGTCCAACATGAAGATTGGGCGAATTGAAGATGTGACGCCAATTCCCTCAGATTCCACACGCAGGAAGGGTGGACGACGTGGTCGTAGGTTGTGAAGTGACTGTATACTTGTGtggaacttgtactactgttatatATTCCTAtccaatgaaataaaatatttgacaTATGCTGTGGTGCCTGCTTTACATCTCCATTTTTCTATAGGCAATAGTATATTATGTGCAGTTTCCTGCGGAATATCATGACTTATTCAGTGAAAATGTAGCTCACAACTCTGATAAATGTTTACTTGCCTTCATAGTGTGTTTTGAAGATGTTACTGCATAATGATTTTTGTGAAGTTTGTAGTGTGCTTAAACAGAAGCATTGGTGGTGAAGCTAGATAATTCAGTTCAAGAATTGTCTGCTACTTAACAGAGCCAAATCCTTTTATAagaatatacaaaaattattaagaCTGGCCTAGTAAGTTTCTGGGCAGGGTTCCGTAATCAAAATTTCATCTACTGCGTCTGCCCTACAAATCCAATAAGCCTGTAATAGGAACTGTAAATGACCCTGTATTTAATGtttaagaaagcaaattttaaaccTAGTATATGATGGCAGACACAGAaactttattttatatatatttctccTCCTGCTTTTCTCCCTTCTCGGCTAAATATGCGAGAAatatgtttgaattttgttttGCACCTATCCCTTTGATAATTTGTATCCACTATATTTGCTGGAAGTTGGTATTTATTCTGTTTGcctttgctatttgttttgatagACAGTAATTGCTTTGTTCAGTCAGTCTATCCATTTGTAATATGTTGTTGACATCATCAGTGGTTTAGCAATGAATCTCCTAGGAAACTTTATAATCAGTTCATTGCAGTGAATGTACAAATTATCATGTACAGTGGAACCCTGCATAACAAGCATAattcgttccagaatcttactcataGTGCAAAGCACTTGTTAagcgaaacaatttatcccatattaattaatgtaaaatacgataatgcgttccatgcagaaaaagtactataAGTCTTATCTTA
This window contains:
- the LOC124776017 gene encoding 40S ribosomal protein S14a; the encoded protein is MAPRKGKTQQEQVQVSLGPQVREGEVVFGVAHIFASFNDTFVHVTDLSGRETIARVTGGMKVKADRDEASPYAAMLAAQDVAEKCKTLGITALHIKLRATGGNKTKTPGPGAQSALRALARSNMKIGRIEDVTPIPSDSTRRKGGRRGRRL